The following DNA comes from Photobacterium sp. DA100.
GGGATAAAATTGACTCCTGGAAGGTGATCAGTATCGAGCCCAACCGCTTTTTGTCGCTGCTATTTGGCATGAAGGCTCCGGGGCTTGGCCGCTTGGAGTTTACCATTGAAGATAAAGGTGACCACCGCGAAATCGACATTCGTGCCTGGTGGCACCCAGCCGGCTTCTCCGGCTTGCTCTACTGGTTTGCCATGATGCCCGCCCACCTTTTTATTTTCCGGGGAATGACCCATGCCTTAGTGGAGCGCTGTCATGCAAAGGCACAGGAAGGGAAAACCGAGACGATATAATCAAGCCGATGGCTTATAGCAAAGACAAAAACGGGAACCATTCGGTTCCCGTTTTCTTATGCAAACAAGCGAGTTACTGCTGAGCTGGCAACTCCGGCAAATGCGTGCCGGCATTGCAAGGGAACAGCTTGAACTCGCCATGGTATTTCACTATCGATTTGTAATCTGTCACTTTGTACAGCAACAGGCCTTGAGCATACGCCAAATCAATAAACTGACGGGTGTCGCCACGGACAAACAGTGACAGCGGCTTAACCATTTCACCGCTGTCATCAAAAGCGGCGGCGTACTGGGCCGAGCAGACCACCAACGAAGCCTGGCCATCAGTGTGATGGGTAACCTTGCGGTTCACTTCATATTCGGTCGTCACCAACCAATCATGCTGCTCCAGCTGTCCGTAAAGTGCTTTGAGCTGAGAGTCATGCAGCGTTTGGGCATGTAGTGTACCCGTTACTTCGCCGTCTCGAGGGATCCCCTCGTAGCAGGATTTGATCTGTTCAAACTGGCTCTTGAGCTGAGCGTTCTTGCCCATACTGCGCGCCTGCTTCTGCCAGTCAATCAGCGTCTTGGCAACCACATGATCATAACGCTGCTGCTTGATGACCTTTGTCACCCAGGCATTGAGATACAACGTCTCGCTCACTGGGTTCTTCGGTGTCTTCCCGGCTTGCTGAGACTCCGTCAGCTCTTGTAGACCCTGCGAGACAACCTTATAAATTTCTTGATAAAACGTAGCCATCGATAACCTTTATGCTTCTCGTGAAAGGAACCAATAAAACAAAGCTGAAAGCACTGCACAGGCAGCCATTGTCAGCGCCATAGGCCACGGCGTGTTGTTGTGCATCAGGGCAACCAGTCCGCCAACCACGGTACCGGTACCAAAGCGCAAGGTTCCCGCCAGTGATGACGCCGTGCCCGCCATATGCGGATAGCGAGCAAGCAGACATGCCATGGTATTACTGCCGATAATTGAGATGGTTCCGACAAACAGCATGACAGGGATCACTACCCCCCACAAGCCCAAGCCGAGCAGCTGGCCACAAACCAAGCCAATACCGGCGATTAACTGCACAGTCAGGCCAAAACGTAACATCCAGTGCGAGCCGCGTTTTTTCACCAAGCGGCCATTGATGCTGGTCATCAGAATCAGGCACACCACATTGAGGCCGAACAATAGACCGAAGTACTCGGTGCTGACGTGGTAGATATCAATATAGACAAACGAGCCCACGGTCAGGAAGGTGAACATACCGGCAAATGAAAAGCCGCTGCAGAAAACCAGACCTACAGCCACTGGTGTGATCAGCATTTTTGCATAATTGCGCAAGGTCGAGCCAAGGTGAAACGGCAACCGCTTCTCCTTGGGTAACGTTTCCGGGATCTTCGCAGTTACAGCGAAACCGATTACAACCGCAAAAAGAGCCAGAACCCAGAAAATCGAGCGCCAGCCAAACCATACCGCCAGAAAGCCACCCAGCATCGGGGCGACCAAAGGTGCCACCGTCATCACCAGGGTAATGAACGACATCATGCGAGCAAAATCTTCACGCTCGAACATATCCCGCACCAAGGCTTGGATAATAACCGCCGCGGCGGCACCTGCGAAACCTTGCGCGGCGCGGATCCATGTCAGTTCTATAATGTCCGCAGACACAGCACAGAATACAGCAGCGATAGCGAAGGAAATAATGCCGACAATCAAAATGGGCTTGCGGCCAAAGCTGTCTGCTAACGGGCCATGAATTAACTGGCCAATCGCAAAACCGGCAGTATAGGCGGTCAAGGTTGCCTGTACCAAACCGGGGTTTACCATCAAATCTTTTGCAATAGTCGGCATCGCCGGGAGATACATATCGATCGCCAGCGGTGTCAGTGCCCCAATAGCCCCTAGAATAATAATGAGTTGAATACTTAGTTTTTGGCTGTCTGTCGCAGTCATGTGTTCTCAAAGTGCTGGAAAAAGTCAAAGACTTATATTGTACGACGAATTAACTGAATACACTCTTTCCCTCTAGGAAAGAGTGAGTTTCTATCATGTCTTGTTGCAGAATGCGGGAAAATTAAAGAAAACAGAGGGATAACTCGCATAATCCCTCTTGTAATAGGCGTGAGTAAAAGCGTTACTTGGTAAAAGAGGCCACTTCTTCTGGAGTCAGCGCCCGGTATTCACCCGGTGCCAGATCCTCATCCAGCTCCACGCTACCAATCTGCTCACGGTGTAAGGCCTCGACCTTATTGCCAACCGCTGCAAACATACGCTTCACCTGATGGTACTTACCTTCAGAAATCGTGATCAATGCCGCTTTCTCATCCAAGATCTCCAGCTTAGCCGGGCGGGTCAACTCTTTCTCACCGCGTAACTGCACGCCTTGGGCAAACTGCTCCACCGTTTCAGGTGCGATAGGATCGGCCGTTTCAACGTAGTATATCTTCTCGCAGACATGGCGAGGTGAGGTAATGCGGTGGGACCACTGGCCATCGTCGGTCAACAGGACCAAACCGGTTGTGTCACCATCGAGTCGGCCAGCAACATGCAGCTTTTCCGGGCTCACGACATCCAGCAGGATGAACACCGTAGGATTAAAATCATCGACATGGGAGCAAACAAAACCCGACGGTTTGTTCAGCATAAAGTAACGCGGACCATCAAAACACAATGAACGACCGTCGAACTGAACATCGCAATCATCGCTGACTTTCTGGGCGCCGTTCTTAACAACCTCACCGTTAACTTCAATTAGTTTGTTTTTTAATAGTTTACCGGCTTCTTTACGGGTAATTCCAAGTGTTGTGCTAAGAAACTTATCAAGCCTCATGGTTGGCTCCAGATGGTACAAAAACGCGTATCATACCAAGTCTGGCGCCCTTGGGCATTATCCCTTTCATGATATGGGCTAAAATAGAAGCAACTGAGCAACGAATCCATGAAGACTCCCCTTCGTGGTAAACAATTTCCCAAAAGTTCAGTGCAAAATCCCAGAACGTAACTAACCTCAAAGTCTCAAACATTTTTCAATGTATCTTTTAAAATCAGTAGACGTATTCAGGCAATAGTTACGTATAACAAGTATCATCTACGCATTGGTTATACCGATTAGCTGTAAAGGTTACGATATGAACATCTCACTTGTTGCGCCAAGTATTTCATCAATGGACATGCTGCTTACATTGGTTGAGGAGCTTTTTGAATATGAAGTACTGCCGAAGAAAAAAGAACAAACTCAGCAGGCTATCCAACACCTGCTCACGAATCCTGAGTTAGGTCAGGCTTGGTTTATCGAAGTCGACATCGATGGCGAAAAGCTCATCGCCGGCCACATCATTGTCAGCTATAGCTTCAGCTTAGAGCACGGCGGACGCATCGGCTTGATCGACCAGTTCTACCTCAAACCTGAATGGCGCCAGCAAGGGATCGGTACTGCCTTGATCCCGCAAATTGAAGCCCATGCGGCTTCCGCCGGTGTGCATGCCCTTTCGCTTGAAGTGAATATCGGTAACAAGGGAGCACGCAAGTTCTATGAAAAGCATGACTTTGTACCGCGCCGACAGTTCTGCATGATGACCAAGATCATCTCCCCTGAAGCAGTGCCGCTCAACATCGCTTCATAGCCAACTGCCCATTTCTACCCGCACCCGCTGACAAGGCTTTTGTCAGCGGGTGTTTTCATTGCCCCTACACACCTGTAAACTTGTACAGTTACCCATAGCATCCCTGATATTTTCGCCTATATGTATACGCTTCGCCCATACCAGCAAGACAGTGTCAATGCGACCATCCACTACTTTAGAAAGAACAGCACACCAGCCGTGCTGGCCCTTCCCACAGGGGCAGGCAAGAGCTTGGTGGTGGCAGAGCTAGCTCGCATCGCCCGCGGCCGAGTACTGGTACTGACCCATGTCAAAGAGCTGGTTGAGCAAAACCACAGTAAGTATGAAAGCTATGGCCTCAAAGCTTCCATTTTCTCAGCCGGCCTAGGACGAAAAGAAACCGACCGGCAAGTCGTGTTTGCCTCTGTTCAGTCAATGGTCAACAGCCTTGACCAATTTGCCAATGAGTTTTCATTGCTGGTCATTGACGAGTGCCACCGTGTCCCTGATGACGAAAACAGTGCCTATCGCCGGGTAATTTCACATGTGCAGAAAATCAACCCCGGCATAAAAATTCTCGGCCTGACCGCCACCCCCTATCGCCTGGGGATGGGCTGGATTTACAAATACCACACCCGGGGGCAAGTCCGCACCGAGCAAGAGCGTTTTTTCCGAGACTGTATTTTCGAGTTGCCTATCCGCTATTTGCTGGATGAAGGCTTTCTGACTGAGCCGAAAATGATGGATATGGCGGTCATGGGCTATGACTTTTCGCAACTCAAACCAGGCAATAACGGCCGCTACAAAGAAGCCGACCTCGACAGCGTGATTGAGCAGTCCGGCCGCGCGACACCAATGATCATCAGTCAAGTCATTGACTACGCTAAAGACCGTCGCGGAGTGATGATCTTTGCCTCCACCGTCAACCATGCCAAGGAAATCATGGGCTACCTTGAAGGTGAAAACGCCGCATTGGTTATTGGTGACACGCCGCTTGATGAACGTGACCGGATTATCGAACAGTTCAAGAAACAAGAAATAAAGTACCTGGTCAACGTATCGGTGTTAACCACCGGTTTCGACGCACCGCATGTCGATCTGATTGCGATTCTGCGCCCGACAGAATCGATCAGCCTCTACCAACAGATTGTCGGCCGGGGGCTGCGCCTGTTCGAAGGCAAGAAAGACTGCCTGGTGCTGGAGTATGCAGGCAATTGTTATGATCTCTACCAACCGGAAGTCGGCGATCCCAAACCCAACAGCGACAGTGAAGTCATTATGGTGCCCTGTCCTGCATGTGGTTTCAAAAATAGCTTTTGGGGTAAGCTCGATCCGGCCGGTTTCCTGATCGAACACTATGGCCGCCGTTGCCAAGGCTATTTTGAAGACGATGACTCCGGCGAGCGAGAAGAATGCGGTTATCGCTTTCGAGCCAAGTACTGTGAAGAATGCGGTGCCGATAATGACATCGCAGCAAGACGCTGCAATGTCTGCGATGCGGTAATGGTTGATCCTGACAAGAAACTGCGCGATGCCTTAAAGCTCAAGGATGCAATGATCATGAACTGCCATGACCTGCGCCTTGAGCCGGGCAAGAACAAATTTGGCAAACCTCAGCTCAAGGTGGTTTACATCAGTGATGAGGGAGCCGAGATCAGTGAAGTATGGCCGCTATCAACCAAGGGGCAAAAAGACAGCTTCATGAAGAAATTCGTCAATCCTCATCTGGCTGATCGCCACCGTCCTTTCACCGTGACCGCTCCGACCAAAGTGGCCAACAACGAGCACCGCTTTCGGCCACCAGAAATCGTTATTGCTCGCAAGAGCGGACGCTTCTGGGCAATACGCGACAAACTGTTCGATTTAGATCAGTACCAAAAGGACTAATTGCTTTACGTACCACAGTAGAAAAGCCGCACGACAGCAAAGCTGTGTGCGGCTATTTATATCAAATCAGCCTCGCTTAGAACGCGTAATCGAGGTTAATACCCCAGTTACGGCCCGGCTGTGTACGGCGATCGATGCCCTGTGTAGATGCCGTCGCGCCTTCAAGATCCTGGTACTGCCAGTACTTCTCATCAAAAGCGTTGAACAGGCCAGCGCGTAACGTGAGATCCTGGGTCGGACGGTAGTAACCGGTCAAATCAACAACCGTGTAGCTTGGTGCTTTCAGGTTATCAGCCTCTTCCCAGTCATCTTTTGCCGCAACGGCAGTGACCGTTAATGCGGTCCCCCAAGCATCAGATGGTGCGTCATAACCAATACCTGCGACTGTCGTAAATGGTGCGATAGTATCCAGCGTGTTGCCAGTCTCACGATCTTCACCGTCAAGGTATGCCATCGACAAACGGGCATAGGAGCCCATCGGCGCACCAAAGGCCTCATCTAGCCATAAGCTACCTTTAAACTCCGAACCGTAGATGCGCGCTTTGCCGATATTTTCATTACGGGTCACTTCAACACTGCCATCCATCGTTGTTTTGCTCGAAATAAAGTTTTTGTAGTCGTTGTAGAAAACAGCCAACTCTACAGATCCCAGATGATTATTGGCACGGATACCAACTTCATAGGACTGGCTCTCTTCCGGTTTCAGATCTGGGTTTGCCTCGATCCGATAGCCAAACATCGAATTATCTTTGTCATAATACATTTCGTAGATAGTTGGCGAGCGAAAGCCCTCGCTGTACTGGGCGTAAGTGCTCAGATTATTATTCCAGTGATAAACTGCGCCCAAGCGCGATGTTAGAGCATCACTGTTATGCTGCTCTAGACCCGATGAACTATCCGGTGTCGCTTTGTAGTCGTCGTAACGCAGGCCTGCAGTCACAACCATGCGGTCGTCCATAAAGAACATTTGATCTTGAATGAACACCGCGCGCTGTTCTGATTCGGAGCTTGGGACTTCTTCACTTCCCGGTGAGCTCACACCGGTATCCAAGTTGTAGTCAATGTAGGACAACTTGAACTTGTCATTTGAGGCTGTCGCTCCGTAAGTGAACTCATGGCGACTCGTTGCTAGCTCAATCGCTTTTTGCATCTGCAAATCAAACTGCAGGCTTTCGTCCTTACCAGAACGGGCGCGATTTCGGTTACCCTTTGCATCTGTATGATCGAAGCTATTGTGCTCGGACTCACTTTCCGTCCAGTTCAGGCTCCACCCAAGCGTATCGAAAGCGGTAAAATCAGCCTGCCACTCATGTTCAAAACCTAAACGGTAGCGATTGTCTTTATCCTTACCATGAACATTGGTGTAGATATAACCCGGCATGCCACCGTCACGGCCTTCGCCAGATAAAATATCGCCTTTTGCATCACGGGTGTAATACTCGCCAGTCACGCCGACACGGTGGGCAGCGTTGATTTGGTAAAACGCCTTCGCCAGTATATTG
Coding sequences within:
- a CDS encoding DUF2913 family protein: MATFYQEIYKVVSQGLQELTESQQAGKTPKNPVSETLYLNAWVTKVIKQQRYDHVVAKTLIDWQKQARSMGKNAQLKSQFEQIKSCYEGIPRDGEVTGTLHAQTLHDSQLKALYGQLEQHDWLVTTEYEVNRKVTHHTDGQASLVVCSAQYAAAFDDSGEMVKPLSLFVRGDTRQFIDLAYAQGLLLYKVTDYKSIVKYHGEFKLFPCNAGTHLPELPAQQ
- a CDS encoding Bcr/CflA family multidrug efflux MFS transporter, with translation MTATDSQKLSIQLIIILGAIGALTPLAIDMYLPAMPTIAKDLMVNPGLVQATLTAYTAGFAIGQLIHGPLADSFGRKPILIVGIISFAIAAVFCAVSADIIELTWIRAAQGFAGAAAAVIIQALVRDMFEREDFARMMSFITLVMTVAPLVAPMLGGFLAVWFGWRSIFWVLALFAVVIGFAVTAKIPETLPKEKRLPFHLGSTLRNYAKMLITPVAVGLVFCSGFSFAGMFTFLTVGSFVYIDIYHVSTEYFGLLFGLNVVCLILMTSINGRLVKKRGSHWMLRFGLTVQLIAGIGLVCGQLLGLGLWGVVIPVMLFVGTISIIGSNTMACLLARYPHMAGTASSLAGTLRFGTGTVVGGLVALMHNNTPWPMALTMAACAVLSALFYWFLSREA
- the rsuA gene encoding 16S rRNA pseudouridine(516) synthase RsuA, which gives rise to MRLDKFLSTTLGITRKEAGKLLKNKLIEVNGEVVKNGAQKVSDDCDVQFDGRSLCFDGPRYFMLNKPSGFVCSHVDDFNPTVFILLDVVSPEKLHVAGRLDGDTTGLVLLTDDGQWSHRITSPRHVCEKIYYVETADPIAPETVEQFAQGVQLRGEKELTRPAKLEILDEKAALITISEGKYHQVKRMFAAVGNKVEALHREQIGSVELDEDLAPGEYRALTPEEVASFTK
- a CDS encoding GNAT family N-acetyltransferase; this translates as MNISLVAPSISSMDMLLTLVEELFEYEVLPKKKEQTQQAIQHLLTNPELGQAWFIEVDIDGEKLIAGHIIVSYSFSLEHGGRIGLIDQFYLKPEWRQQGIGTALIPQIEAHAASAGVHALSLEVNIGNKGARKFYEKHDFVPRRQFCMMTKIISPEAVPLNIAS
- a CDS encoding DEAD/DEAH box helicase, with the protein product MYTLRPYQQDSVNATIHYFRKNSTPAVLALPTGAGKSLVVAELARIARGRVLVLTHVKELVEQNHSKYESYGLKASIFSAGLGRKETDRQVVFASVQSMVNSLDQFANEFSLLVIDECHRVPDDENSAYRRVISHVQKINPGIKILGLTATPYRLGMGWIYKYHTRGQVRTEQERFFRDCIFELPIRYLLDEGFLTEPKMMDMAVMGYDFSQLKPGNNGRYKEADLDSVIEQSGRATPMIISQVIDYAKDRRGVMIFASTVNHAKEIMGYLEGENAALVIGDTPLDERDRIIEQFKKQEIKYLVNVSVLTTGFDAPHVDLIAILRPTESISLYQQIVGRGLRLFEGKKDCLVLEYAGNCYDLYQPEVGDPKPNSDSEVIMVPCPACGFKNSFWGKLDPAGFLIEHYGRRCQGYFEDDDSGEREECGYRFRAKYCEECGADNDIAARRCNVCDAVMVDPDKKLRDALKLKDAMIMNCHDLRLEPGKNKFGKPQLKVVYISDEGAEISEVWPLSTKGQKDSFMKKFVNPHLADRHRPFTVTAPTKVANNEHRFRPPEIVIARKSGRFWAIRDKLFDLDQYQKD
- a CDS encoding TonB-dependent hemoglobin/transferrin/lactoferrin family receptor encodes the protein MSYKLTLVASSVVLALSPSLHAQDEFSVFDEVVVSGTRSEQSIKNIPSSVSKVSSEDIEQNLSTDIKQALKYEPGVQVNGQGRFGMEDFTVRGMSGSRVKVLVDGVEQPSSYNPGADVMRKNANTFEVDTLTAIEVNKGPTSTLYGSDALGGTVLMRTKNPEDLLGAGDDTHVGLKTGYASANDEYKATVEVANRTGDLDTMLIYTYRDGNETETHGDGADILGPERGAADPYKIESHNILAKAFYQINAAHRVGVTGEYYTRDAKGDILSGEGRDGGMPGYIYTNVHGKDKDNRYRLGFEHEWQADFTAFDTLGWSLNWTESESEHNSFDHTDAKGNRNRARSGKDESLQFDLQMQKAIELATSRHEFTYGATASNDKFKLSYIDYNLDTGVSSPGSEEVPSSESEQRAVFIQDQMFFMDDRMVVTAGLRYDDYKATPDSSSGLEQHNSDALTSRLGAVYHWNNNLSTYAQYSEGFRSPTIYEMYYDKDNSMFGYRIEANPDLKPEESQSYEVGIRANNHLGSVELAVFYNDYKNFISSKTTMDGSVEVTRNENIGKARIYGSEFKGSLWLDEAFGAPMGSYARLSMAYLDGEDRETGNTLDTIAPFTTVAGIGYDAPSDAWGTALTVTAVAAKDDWEEADNLKAPSYTVVDLTGYYRPTQDLTLRAGLFNAFDEKYWQYQDLEGATASTQGIDRRTQPGRNWGINLDYAF